A genomic window from Sphingobacteriales bacterium includes:
- a CDS encoding transglutaminase family protein, with protein sequence MPVFKIQHITKYLYDRPVKESVNQIKIFPFNRNGQEILSHELHITDEPIINKFQDYWGNSVGYFTLSQPHESLIIESRMIAKTFYKEIDESLSIKEDRDLLRQEISSSLLLLDLAQKETIQSQDKIQSILNDICIEECSPLQSIKSCSEYIFENFQYLKGITDIETTVDEIMELRSGVCQDFAHVLLQLLRTIGIPSRYVSGYVCPNKNGMRGEGATHAWVEAYIPNLGWIGIDPTNNCFANEHHIQLAVGRDFTDCTPVKGTFKGPANHELMVFVSVGYEDGTVFEDENAVKMHKELTDAVPVIHIVQQQQ encoded by the coding sequence ATGCCTGTTTTCAAGATTCAACATATTACCAAATACCTGTACGACCGACCCGTAAAAGAAAGCGTTAACCAGATAAAAATCTTTCCTTTTAACCGGAACGGCCAGGAAATCCTCAGTCACGAACTCCATATTACCGACGAGCCGATAATCAACAAATTTCAGGATTACTGGGGTAACAGCGTAGGCTATTTTACACTTTCACAGCCACACGAAAGTTTAATCATCGAAAGCAGGATGATTGCTAAAACTTTTTACAAGGAAATAGATGAGTCGCTTTCCATCAAAGAGGACCGGGATCTGCTTCGGCAGGAGATTTCTTCCAGCCTGCTGCTGTTGGATTTAGCGCAAAAAGAAACGATTCAGTCGCAGGATAAAATACAAAGTATACTGAACGATATCTGTATTGAAGAATGTTCGCCGTTACAATCCATAAAAAGCTGTTCAGAGTATATCTTTGAGAACTTTCAATATCTGAAAGGCATTACAGATATTGAAACGACTGTGGACGAAATTATGGAATTGCGCTCCGGTGTTTGTCAGGATTTTGCCCATGTTTTACTGCAACTGCTTCGTACCATCGGCATACCCAGCCGTTACGTGAGCGGCTATGTTTGCCCGAACAAGAACGGCATGCGCGGCGAAGGCGCCACCCATGCCTGGGTGGAAGCGTATATCCCTAATCTGGGATGGATAGGCATCGACCCGACCAATAATTGCTTCGCCAATGAGCACCATATACAGCTTGCAGTTGGGAGAGATTTTACAGACTGTACCCCGGTAAAAGGCACCTTTAAAGGACCGGCAAACCATGAACTGATGGTATTTGTATCTGTCGGATATGAAGACGGAACGGTATTTGAAGATGAAAACGCGGTAAAAATGCACAAAGAACTGACAGACGCTGTTCCGGTTATTCATATTGTGCAACAGCAGCAATAA
- a CDS encoding ABC transporter ATP-binding protein: MVHTRISANAKTIKRLAGLLRLEKSNIYYVYFYSIISGLMYISLPLGVQAIISLMFAQQLSASLVLLIMLVVLGVFLNGFMYILQMRVSERIQVRLFTLISLAYSDRLPKLQEESINEYHLPELVNRFFDTTSIQKGISKVLLELPVASVQILFGLTLLSMYHPIFILFGIILVTLLYLVLKFTAPMGMSSSFEESEYKYKVGYWIEEIARNIKTFKLRGKTDLALNKTNEYLEGYLSARSKHFSILQIQYWSFAFFKTAVTAVLLITGCWLFFQHKINIGQFIAAEIVIIMTLNAVEKIITSLDGIYDLLTSLEKASKLLDKPVEVIHTSAEHPLDTIDIEINQLTFSYTTSPNPVLKDITLKIKQGEKIAVVGTKGSGKSTLLHLLTGTFTNFDGSVSVNNVPLHRHNLNQLRSKIGFYFNESEIFEGTLEENLLVGLTGCDTSDIITLSEEVGLKDFILKNKDGTHQILSTHGKRLSESTKAKILLMRALLKKPKLVLLDDFTYLLTIRDKNKISGLLFNQQQEYSIIIKTSDEEIMKKCNRVLFMHEGKIIADGTFEEIAATHEYKIISDELYELN, translated from the coding sequence ATGGTACATACAAGAATTTCTGCCAATGCTAAAACAATAAAAAGGCTGGCAGGTTTACTGCGACTAGAAAAATCCAATATTTATTACGTTTACTTTTATTCCATCATCAGCGGCTTGATGTATATATCACTTCCGCTTGGTGTGCAGGCTATCATTTCTCTTATGTTCGCTCAGCAGCTCTCCGCCTCACTGGTATTATTAATTATGCTGGTCGTACTGGGTGTTTTCCTGAACGGGTTCATGTACATCCTTCAAATGCGTGTATCCGAACGGATTCAGGTGCGCCTTTTCACGCTCATTTCATTGGCATACTCAGACAGGCTACCCAAACTTCAGGAAGAATCGATTAACGAGTACCACCTGCCGGAATTGGTCAACCGTTTTTTCGACACAACTTCCATCCAGAAAGGCATTTCTAAAGTCCTGCTTGAACTTCCGGTAGCTTCAGTGCAAATACTTTTTGGACTGACTCTCCTCTCCATGTATCACCCAATATTTATTTTATTTGGAATCATCCTGGTTACTTTATTGTACTTAGTTCTCAAATTCACCGCTCCGATGGGAATGTCCAGTTCATTTGAAGAATCAGAATACAAATACAAGGTGGGTTATTGGATAGAGGAAATTGCGAGAAACATAAAGACGTTTAAGCTGAGAGGAAAAACTGATTTGGCGCTGAACAAGACCAATGAATACCTGGAAGGATACCTGAGTGCGCGCAGTAAACATTTCAGCATACTACAAATTCAGTACTGGTCATTCGCATTCTTTAAAACAGCAGTAACGGCCGTACTGCTCATAACGGGCTGCTGGTTGTTTTTCCAGCATAAAATCAATATAGGTCAGTTTATAGCCGCCGAAATAGTAATTATCATGACATTGAATGCTGTCGAAAAGATAATTACCAGTCTGGACGGCATATATGACCTGCTGACCTCCCTGGAAAAAGCCAGCAAATTACTGGATAAACCTGTTGAAGTCATTCATACTTCTGCGGAACATCCGCTGGATACTATCGATATTGAAATCAATCAGCTAACGTTCTCATATACCACATCACCAAACCCTGTACTGAAAGATATCACGCTTAAAATTAAGCAGGGTGAGAAAATTGCCGTAGTTGGCACTAAAGGATCTGGCAAATCCACCCTACTCCATTTATTGACCGGTACATTTACCAATTTTGACGGATCCGTATCTGTTAATAATGTCCCTCTACACAGACACAACCTCAATCAATTGCGCTCCAAGATTGGATTTTACTTCAATGAGTCGGAAATATTTGAAGGCACACTCGAAGAAAACCTACTGGTAGGACTTACCGGTTGTGACACATCAGATATCATTACTCTATCTGAAGAGGTAGGCTTAAAGGATTTTATTTTAAAAAACAAAGATGGTACACATCAGATTCTGTCCACCCACGGGAAAAGATTATCGGAGAGTACCAAAGCAAAGATTTTACTGATGCGTGCACTGCTCAAGAAACCTAAACTCGTTTTACTGGACGATTTCACTTATCTGCTGACGATACGGGATAAAAATAAGATATCCGGATTACTGTTCAATCAACAACAGGAATACTCTATAATCATAAAGACTTCCGATGAAGAAATTATGAAGAAATGCAACAGGGTACTTTTTATGCATGAAGGTAAGATAATTGCAGATGGCACCTTTGAGGAGATTGCTGCAACGCATGAATACAAAATCATCAGCGACGAATTGTATGAATTAAACTAA
- a CDS encoding HlyD family efflux transporter periplasmic adaptor subunit: MWLFDKDVEKELAEKNLSSYKMNIDDAKDKRTVIHISILLVLLLGFLFLPWTQNIQSTGLVTTLRPEQRPQELNTLIAGKIDKWYVKEGDMVKRDDTILKISEIKSEYLDPKLVDRTREQINAKEVTNNYYEEKVSALDKQIGALQQSKQLKIEQTRNKIQQLLLYIQSDSMALVAADNEYKIALEQYKRQTELYKEGLRSLTELEQRNQVFQNSVAKRNIAENKFINAKQELLNARIELSAIEREYDEKISKTESEKFQSFSQISSGLADISKLENQYNNYVIRNGFYYILAPQDGQITKTVKAGVGETVKEGELMVRISPGNFEYAVELYVTPNDLPLIHEGQEVRLQFDGWPAIFFTGWPDASYGTFSGKIVAIDNFISENGQFRILAKENKNAEPWPSVLKLGGGAKGIALLKNVPIWYELWRKLNGFPPDFYNGKDNNSKTTSKAGKDEK, from the coding sequence ATGTGGTTATTCGATAAAGATGTAGAAAAAGAACTGGCGGAAAAGAATCTCTCTTCCTATAAAATGAATATTGATGACGCCAAAGACAAACGAACAGTCATCCATATCAGCATATTATTAGTGTTGTTGCTGGGATTTCTTTTTCTGCCATGGACACAAAATATTCAAAGCACTGGATTGGTCACCACCCTTCGTCCGGAACAGCGACCCCAGGAATTAAATACGCTCATTGCAGGAAAGATTGATAAATGGTACGTGAAGGAAGGAGACATGGTAAAAAGGGATGACACTATTCTGAAAATTTCAGAAATAAAATCGGAATACCTGGATCCGAAGCTGGTAGACCGCACCCGTGAACAGATAAACGCAAAAGAGGTCACCAATAACTATTATGAGGAAAAGGTAAGTGCCTTAGATAAGCAGATAGGCGCTTTACAACAAAGCAAGCAATTAAAGATTGAACAGACACGCAATAAGATTCAGCAGCTATTGCTCTACATCCAGTCAGACAGTATGGCATTGGTTGCTGCTGACAATGAATACAAGATCGCTTTAGAACAATATAAACGGCAAACGGAATTATACAAGGAAGGCTTACGATCTCTGACGGAACTGGAACAACGCAATCAGGTTTTTCAAAATTCAGTAGCCAAACGCAATATCGCCGAAAATAAATTCATTAATGCAAAACAAGAACTGTTGAACGCACGAATAGAGTTATCTGCCATAGAACGCGAATACGATGAAAAGATATCAAAGACTGAGTCTGAAAAATTCCAATCCTTTTCACAAATAAGCAGTGGTCTGGCGGATATTTCTAAACTCGAAAACCAGTACAATAACTACGTCATCCGGAACGGATTTTATTATATTCTCGCGCCTCAGGACGGACAAATCACTAAAACTGTCAAGGCCGGTGTAGGCGAAACGGTGAAAGAAGGCGAACTGATGGTACGGATATCGCCCGGAAATTTTGAATATGCTGTGGAACTTTATGTAACCCCGAACGATTTGCCCTTAATCCATGAAGGACAGGAAGTACGATTGCAATTCGATGGTTGGCCAGCCATCTTTTTCACCGGCTGGCCGGATGCCAGCTATGGAACATTCAGCGGAAAGATAGTGGCAATTGATAATTTTATCAGCGAGAACGGACAATTCAGGATATTGGCAAAAGAGAACAAGAATGCCGAACCATGGCCATCAGTCTTAAAGCTGGGCGGCGGTGCAAAAGGCATTGCCCTTCTAAAGAATGTACCGATCTGGTATGAATTATGGCGAAAATTGAATGGATTTCCGCCTGACTTCTATAACGGGAAAGACAACAATTCCAAAACAACATCGAAAGCAGGCAAAGATGAAAAGTAA
- a CDS encoding TolC family protein yields the protein MRYLITAFLSFYSALCLAQADSSRMLTLPAYLGIIRQFHPIARQADLLSEQAKATLRIARGGFDPLLYSDYERKEFYGKNYYSFFSSELKVPGWFGIELKTGYDAAYGLNINPESNIPENGIYYLGISLPVLKNMLIDKKRAELFKARLFVKSSQQERLLMLNDLLMDAVQSYYNWCEAEQIKSIYEEALLAALVRYRATVRTYELGDRAAIDTTEALTQYQQRLFQLNEAGLNAQKARLIVSNFLWQSDNIPYTLPDNIQPQPIDSAFIDPLIRTPLESLDILLSQINAEHPVINQYTIKLKQLDIERKLRKEGLKPALNINYNLLSPGFFNYTTPDSRVFTNYYKLGFNFSMPLTFAQGRGELQQTRLKITDTKLQLTQKQRELETKLTGIYTELNMLKGQINLYRETLKNYETLLKGETRRFDIGESNLFLVNTRENTAITAEQKLIELHFKYLENEAKLKWVLAAFTR from the coding sequence ATGAGGTATCTTATCACAGCATTTCTATCTTTCTACTCCGCACTGTGCCTTGCACAAGCTGACAGCTCAAGAATGCTTACATTACCTGCCTATCTTGGCATCATACGACAATTCCATCCCATTGCCCGGCAAGCCGATTTATTGTCAGAACAGGCAAAGGCAACGCTGCGGATCGCGCGCGGCGGGTTTGATCCATTGCTTTACAGCGACTACGAACGCAAAGAATTTTATGGTAAAAACTACTACTCATTTTTTTCTAGTGAACTGAAAGTACCGGGTTGGTTCGGTATAGAATTAAAGACAGGATACGACGCTGCTTACGGACTCAATATCAATCCGGAAAGCAACATTCCTGAAAACGGCATTTATTATCTGGGTATCAGCCTTCCTGTGCTAAAGAATATGCTGATCGATAAGAAACGTGCTGAACTGTTTAAGGCCCGTTTGTTCGTCAAATCCTCCCAGCAGGAACGTCTGTTAATGCTGAACGATTTGCTGATGGATGCTGTTCAGTCTTATTACAATTGGTGCGAAGCCGAACAAATCAAATCCATTTATGAAGAAGCTTTACTGGCAGCTTTGGTTCGCTACAGAGCGACGGTTCGAACCTATGAACTCGGCGACAGGGCGGCTATCGATACCACGGAAGCGCTGACACAATACCAGCAAAGATTGTTTCAACTGAATGAAGCCGGACTGAATGCGCAAAAAGCCCGGTTAATTGTTTCTAATTTCCTGTGGCAGTCCGACAATATTCCCTATACCCTTCCAGACAACATCCAGCCGCAACCGATTGACAGTGCATTTATTGACCCATTGATCCGAACACCGTTAGAAAGCCTTGACATATTGCTTTCGCAAATCAATGCGGAGCACCCTGTAATCAATCAGTATACCATTAAGCTCAAACAACTGGACATAGAACGCAAACTCAGGAAGGAAGGTCTCAAACCAGCATTGAATATCAATTATAATTTACTCAGCCCCGGGTTCTTCAATTACACTACTCCGGATAGTCGCGTATTTACCAACTACTACAAATTGGGATTCAATTTTTCAATGCCATTGACATTCGCGCAGGGACGCGGGGAATTACAGCAAACCCGCTTGAAGATTACTGATACCAAATTGCAGCTTACTCAAAAACAACGAGAGCTGGAAACAAAACTTACCGGTATCTATACCGAGCTGAACATGCTGAAAGGACAGATTAACCTTTATCGCGAAACACTTAAGAATTATGAAACCTTACTGAAAGGAGAAACGAGGCGTTTTGACATTGGTGAAAGCAATTTGTTTCTGGTCAATACCCGAGAAAATACGGCCATCACAGCCGAACAGAAGCTGATAGAATTACACTTCAAATACCTGGAGAACGAAGCTAAACTGAAATGGGTTTTAGCGGCATTTACCCGTTAG
- a CDS encoding leucyl/phenylalanyl-tRNA--protein transferase, with protein MPVYLLDDTYHFPPAEGAENGIVAIGGDLSLERLLSAYKNGIFPWYSEGEPIIWWSPDPRFVLLPDELHISKSMHRVVNSKEFTITLDADFPFVIRQCAEVSRNDENGTWITEEMIAAYCVLHESGYAHSVEVWKNNTMVGGIYGISLGKVFFAESMFHTETNASKLAFIRLTQLLKQNEYILLDAQVYTKHVESLGAKEISRKEFMQLLQKGLQYESSTGKWKFEANG; from the coding sequence TTGCCCGTTTATTTATTAGATGATACCTACCATTTTCCGCCGGCTGAAGGGGCAGAGAATGGTATTGTGGCGATTGGCGGTGATTTGTCACTGGAAAGACTTCTGAGTGCCTATAAAAATGGTATATTTCCCTGGTACAGTGAAGGAGAGCCCATTATTTGGTGGAGTCCCGATCCTCGGTTTGTCCTGTTGCCGGATGAGTTGCATATTTCAAAAAGTATGCACAGGGTAGTAAATTCAAAAGAGTTCACTATTACATTGGATGCCGATTTTCCTTTTGTAATCCGGCAATGTGCAGAGGTTAGTAGGAATGATGAAAATGGTACCTGGATAACGGAGGAAATGATAGCCGCCTATTGTGTATTACATGAATCAGGTTACGCCCATTCTGTAGAGGTATGGAAAAACAATACGATGGTGGGGGGTATTTATGGGATTAGTCTCGGAAAGGTCTTTTTTGCAGAATCTATGTTCCATACGGAAACGAATGCCTCTAAACTGGCATTTATCAGGCTTACACAATTGTTAAAACAGAATGAGTATATACTGCTGGATGCTCAGGTTTATACCAAACATGTTGAATCACTCGGCGCAAAAGAGATTTCAAGAAAAGAATTTATGCAATTACTGCAAAAAGGATTGCAATATGAAAGTTCGACAGGGAAGTGGAAGTTTGAAGCTAACGGGTAA
- a CDS encoding ATP-dependent Clp protease adaptor ClpS codes for MGIYSFNPDTFVKEDADVLEKLETDLDSVHQLIVFNDDVNTFEWVIESLMAVCNHTLEQATQCSLFIHFRGKYAVKHGEEDMLIPMKDALHDRGISASVEKCN; via the coding sequence ATGGGTATTTATTCTTTTAATCCAGATACGTTCGTAAAAGAAGATGCAGATGTATTAGAGAAACTGGAAACGGATTTAGATTCCGTCCATCAGTTGATTGTCTTTAACGATGATGTGAATACTTTTGAATGGGTCATTGAATCTTTAATGGCCGTTTGCAACCATACACTGGAACAGGCTACCCAATGTTCGTTGTTTATTCATTTTAGAGGAAAATATGCCGTGAAACATGGAGAAGAAGACATGTTAATTCCCATGAAAGATGCCCTGCACGACAGAGGTATCAGTGCCTCAGTTGAAAAATGTAATTAA
- the glpK gene encoding glycerol kinase GlpK, whose product MKDKKYILALDQGTTSSRAILFDADADIVSVAQKEFTQIFPRPGWVEHHPEEIWQTQIEVAREAVAKANILPTEIAAIGITNQRETTVVWERETGKPIYNAIVWQDRRTAGFCDELKARNLSDYVRESTGLVIDAYFSGTKLNWILNNVEGARQKAHEGKLCFGTIDTWLIWNLTKGKVHATDYSNASRTLLYNIKDLKWDERLLQELDIPVSVLPEVRPSSGLFGVTHADVFFDTEIPVTGVAGDQQSALFGQTCFEPGMAKNTYGTGCFMLMNTGSERVVSKYGLLTTIAWGVDGKVEYALEGSVFIAGAAIQWLRDGLKLIDAAPDSEFFAMKVEDTGGVFVVPAFAGLGAPYWDMYARGGIFGLTRGTRKEHIIRATLESLAFQTYDILEVMEKDAGIELKTLKVDGGACANNLLMQFQADILNVKVERPKVIETTALGAAYLAGIAVDLYQKRNLVNNEHIAACFEPKMKQDKREKLLKGWKKAVERTKDWEE is encoded by the coding sequence ATGAAAGATAAAAAATATATACTGGCTTTAGATCAGGGAACGACCAGTTCACGTGCAATATTGTTTGATGCGGATGCGGATATAGTTTCAGTGGCACAGAAAGAGTTTACACAAATTTTTCCCAGGCCGGGTTGGGTAGAGCATCATCCGGAAGAAATATGGCAGACACAAATTGAAGTGGCCCGGGAGGCTGTGGCGAAAGCAAATATTTTACCGACTGAGATAGCTGCCATCGGAATCACGAATCAGCGGGAAACGACCGTTGTTTGGGAGCGGGAAACGGGTAAGCCGATTTATAATGCCATAGTTTGGCAGGACAGGAGAACCGCCGGTTTTTGTGATGAGCTGAAAGCCCGCAATCTGTCAGACTATGTACGTGAAAGTACGGGGCTTGTCATAGACGCTTATTTTTCCGGTACAAAATTAAACTGGATTTTAAATAATGTGGAGGGTGCCCGTCAAAAAGCGCACGAAGGGAAATTGTGTTTCGGCACCATTGATACGTGGCTAATCTGGAACCTGACCAAAGGGAAGGTACACGCTACCGATTACAGCAATGCATCCCGTACGTTGCTGTATAATATCAAAGATCTAAAATGGGATGAAAGGCTGTTACAGGAATTGGATATTCCAGTTTCTGTTTTACCGGAAGTACGCCCTTCTTCCGGTTTATTTGGCGTGACCCATGCAGATGTATTTTTCGATACGGAAATTCCGGTGACAGGCGTTGCCGGTGATCAGCAAAGTGCCCTGTTCGGGCAAACCTGTTTTGAACCTGGGATGGCAAAAAACACTTATGGGACGGGGTGCTTTATGTTGATGAATACCGGCAGTGAGCGTGTTGTTTCCAAGTATGGATTATTAACGACCATTGCATGGGGGGTAGATGGGAAGGTGGAATATGCACTGGAGGGGAGTGTATTTATCGCCGGAGCTGCCATACAGTGGCTCCGAGATGGATTAAAACTTATTGATGCAGCTCCTGATTCGGAGTTCTTTGCTATGAAAGTAGAAGATACCGGAGGGGTATTTGTTGTTCCGGCATTTGCAGGTTTAGGTGCACCTTATTGGGATATGTATGCCCGGGGAGGTATATTCGGTTTGACCAGAGGTACCAGAAAAGAACATATTATCAGGGCAACTTTAGAGTCTCTGGCATTCCAAACCTATGATATTTTGGAAGTCATGGAAAAAGATGCAGGCATAGAGCTGAAAACATTAAAGGTAGATGGTGGTGCCTGCGCCAATAACTTATTAATGCAATTTCAGGCGGATATCTTAAATGTAAAAGTGGAAAGACCTAAGGTAATTGAAACTACCGCATTAGGAGCTGCCTATTTAGCCGGCATTGCGGTTGATTTATATCAAAAGAGGAATTTGGTAAATAACGAACATATTGCAGCCTGTTTTGAACCTAAAATGAAACAGGATAAACGGGAAAAGCTACTGAAAGGCTGGAAAAAAGCCGTAGAAAGAACCAAGGACTGGGAAGAATAA